CGCCGACGCTGGAAGCCTATTTCGTCTACCCGCAGGAAATGCGCTCGGTCGCGCGCATCCAGGTGTTCCGCGACTTCCTCGTCGCCAAGGCGCAGCGCTGGAATTTCTGACCCGCCTGCCCGCCCGCCTAGGGTGACGCGGCGACCAGCGCCTCTGCCACCTCGCGGGAGAGGAACGAGGCGGCATAGGTCCAGCCCGCCTCGCTGTCCGCGCGGAAGCTCACCATCCGGTCGAGCAGCATGTGGCCGGTGGCGGTGTCCAGCACCGACACGCGCATGAGCGCGACCGCCGAGCCGATGCGACGGACATTGCCCACGAGCACATGGGTGCCGCCCGCCGCATGAGCGCGACGGCGCAGCCTCTCGACGCCCGCCGCATCGAAACTGCAGCCGGCCTTGCAGCCTATGGAGATGGTTGCGATCAGCCCACCTTCGGCCACTTCGGAAAGAATGGCCGATGTCACCGCGCTGGAGCGGGCCTCATCCTCTGCCTGGCTGCTCCCCGGCCCGGCAAAATCCACCAGCCCGATATCGACCACGGCGAGCACGGGCGGATCCGCCGATGTCTGGGCGTGCGCGGCACGTGCTTGGGCGGGGGCACCGAGAATGAGGATCGGAAGCAGGCACAGCGCAAGCAGGGCCTTCGCACGGAACGCGGCACGCGCGAGCGCAGGTGACACCACACCCAGCCACGAAACGCCTGCGAGCAAAGCCAAGACACTCTCCCGCGCCACCGTACCTCTCGCGGTCAGCCTAGCGCTGGGAAAAGTGGCTTACCACAGGGAATGACGCCCCTGCGGCGCACATTTGGCGGGCAGTAACGGGCATGTGACACGCTCCATGCAAATCAACATG
Above is a window of Ancylobacter sp. WKF20 DNA encoding:
- a CDS encoding DUF2380 domain-containing protein; the encoded protein is MALLAGVSWLGVVSPALARAAFRAKALLALCLLPILILGAPAQARAAHAQTSADPPVLAVVDIGLVDFAGPGSSQAEDEARSSAVTSAILSEVAEGGLIATISIGCKAGCSFDAAGVERLRRRAHAAGGTHVLVGNVRRIGSAVALMRVSVLDTATGHMLLDRMVSFRADSEAGWTYAASFLSREVAEALVAASP